In Natrinema sp. SYSU A 869, the following proteins share a genomic window:
- a CDS encoding inorganic phosphate transporter codes for MVAVLILVGVFVAVFVGYNVGGATTGPAFGPAVGANAISKTWAAALMTIFFFVGAWTIGRRVVDTLGTELVHDPGVFTLEASIGVLFFIGLALFVGNFFGVPASTSMTAVGAIAGLGLAGGELNWAVMGEIAVWWIVAPFIGFWISLIIGRYFYAYLNRMVAMERSKGPLLTVDRSRVVPVPTASETTSRRELSGVLTVIVIGCVMAFSSGTSNIANAIAPLVGSGALEMNPAIVIGCLAVGIGTFTIARRTLETMGNDLTELPLTAAIVVATVSATLVTFLSWIGIPASFVVIATMSIIGLGWGRATRQVTVLESVRGEQAAKISVGALAADEEGEELPSIGQENPADVPSASDLFDPATTGRVVLMQNFVPVIATVGAYLTFRFVPVFGI; via the coding sequence ATGGTCGCTGTATTGATTCTCGTAGGCGTCTTCGTCGCGGTTTTCGTCGGGTACAACGTCGGCGGCGCGACGACGGGTCCGGCATTCGGTCCGGCGGTCGGTGCCAACGCGATCTCGAAGACGTGGGCAGCCGCACTGATGACGATCTTTTTCTTTGTTGGCGCCTGGACGATCGGCCGTCGAGTCGTCGACACGCTCGGGACTGAACTGGTCCACGACCCCGGCGTCTTCACGCTGGAAGCGAGTATCGGCGTCCTCTTTTTCATTGGGCTGGCGCTGTTCGTCGGGAACTTCTTCGGTGTCCCCGCCTCGACCTCGATGACGGCTGTCGGCGCGATCGCGGGACTCGGCCTCGCGGGCGGGGAACTGAATTGGGCGGTGATGGGCGAAATCGCCGTCTGGTGGATCGTCGCTCCCTTCATCGGCTTCTGGATATCGCTGATCATCGGCCGATACTTCTACGCGTATCTCAATCGGATGGTCGCCATGGAGCGAAGCAAGGGACCACTCCTCACGGTCGATCGCTCTCGCGTCGTCCCGGTTCCCACCGCGAGCGAAACCACGAGCCGACGCGAGTTGAGCGGCGTGTTAACCGTCATCGTGATCGGCTGTGTGATGGCGTTCAGCTCCGGCACCTCCAACATCGCGAACGCGATCGCCCCGCTGGTCGGCAGCGGTGCACTCGAAATGAATCCCGCTATCGTCATCGGCTGTCTAGCCGTCGGCATCGGCACGTTCACTATCGCCCGGCGTACCCTGGAGACGATGGGTAACGACCTCACCGAACTCCCGCTGACGGCGGCTATCGTGGTCGCGACCGTCAGCGCCACGCTGGTGACCTTCCTGTCCTGGATCGGGATCCCAGCGAGCTTCGTCGTGATCGCGACGATGTCGATCATCGGCCTCGGCTGGGGACGGGCAACTCGTCAAGTCACAGTCCTCGAATCCGTCCGTGGGGAGCAAGCGGCGAAGATCTCCGTCGGGGCGCTGGCCGCCGACGAGGAGGGCGAAGAATTACCGTCGATCGGCCAAGAAAATCCCGCGGACGTTCCGTCTGCGTCGGATCTGTTCGATCCC